A DNA window from Helianthus annuus cultivar XRQ/B chromosome 15, HanXRQr2.0-SUNRISE, whole genome shotgun sequence contains the following coding sequences:
- the LOC110937098 gene encoding aldehyde oxidase GLOX, translated as MKPSNVILILLIWMLEILALHADFPGTWEVLVHNARIASMHTVVTRFNTVVLLDRTDLSPTEHGYPRYHCHVDPQISEDPEPRPDCYTYSAVYDLINPSPRPLTIITDTWCSSGQFLPDGTLLQTGGDHDGFKKIRMFAPCDTKSLCDWEELDDIELTQGRWYSTNQILPNGSVIILGGKDAVSIELFPPKSGGGVVNFPFLADAADDQMDTLYPYVHLLPNGHLFVFANNKSVLYDHTNNIVLKQYPQLEGGPRNYPSAGSSVMLALTGDYSSATIIVCGGAQYGAYNAMHTTAPAKSSCGRIEATAKEPVWEMEDMPVRRIMGDMVMLPTGDILIINGAQSGSQGFELASNPCLHPVLYKPDAQLGSRFFIQNPGKVPRLYHSTANLLPDGRVLLAGSNPHSYYNFSTEFPTELKIEAFSPDYLSPVNKFIRPTIIEIPEKIRYGGGFDVVVTVDFPVMVLGVPEVNIASAPFATHSFSQGQRLVKLDVSVAWSGRLGSYRLACKAPPDGKVAPPGYYMVFVVYRGVPSVAKWVQLV; from the coding sequence ATGAAACCATCAAACGTTATTCTTATCTTACTTATCTGGATGCTGGAGATACTTGCGTTACATGCAGACTTCCCAGGCACTTGGGAAGTCCTAGTGCACAACGCCAGGATCGCCTCCATGCACACAGTTGTCACCCGCTTTAACACCGTGGTCCTTCTAGACCGCACGGACCTCAGCCCTACAGAGCATGGGTACCCACGTTACCATTGTCATGTGGACCCACAGATTTCCGAAGATCCAGAGCCTAGACCTGACTGCTACACCTACTCTGCGGTCTATGATTTAATCAACCCGTCTCCACGACCACTAACGATCATCACCGACACCTGGTGTTCGTCAGGACAGTTTCTTCCTGACGGCACGCTTCTACAAACTGGCGGTGACCACGACGGCTTCAAAAAAATACGTATGTTCGCGCCGTGCGATACGAAGTCGTTATGCGATTGGGAAGAACTTGATGACATTGAATTAACACAAGGTAGATGGTATTCAACTAACCAAATACTACCCAACGGGTCCGTGATCATCCTCGGAGGTAAAGACGCGGTTAGCATCGAGCTTTTTCCTCCCAAATCCGGTGGCGGTGTCGTAAATTTCCCCTTTCTTGCCGATGCAGCTGATGATCAAATGGACACTCTTTACCCCTATGTCCATCTTCTCCCAAACGGACATTTATTCGTGTTTGCCAACAACAAATCCGTTCTATATGACCACACAAACAACATTGTATTAAAACAATACCCACAATTGGAAGGGGGCCCACGGAACTACCCATCTGCGGGCTCTTCGGTTATGCTTGCGTTAACCGGAGATTACTCCTCCGCAACCATTATTGTTTGCGGAGGAGCACAATATGGTGCTTATAACGCCATGCACACAACCGCTCCCGCCAAAAGCAGTTGCGGTCGCATCGAGGCGACTGCAAAGGAGCCGGTTTGGGAAATGGAGGACATGCCAGTTCGCCGAATAATGGGCGACATGGTCATGCTCCCAACTGGTGACATTTTAATCATCAACGGAGCCCAGTCTGGTAGTCAAGGGTTTGAACTGGCTTCAAACCCTTGTCTCCATCCGGTTTTATACAAACCGGATGCGCAGCTGGGCTCCAggttttttatacaaaacccgggTAAGGTACCCAGGCTGTATCATTCAACCGCTAATTTGCTTCCGGACGGACGAGTTCTCCTCGCCGGAAGCAATCCACACTCTTACTACAACTTCAGTACCGAATTCCCAACTGAACTAAAAATCGAAGCCTTTTCACCGGACTACTTGTCGCCGGTGAATAAATTTATACGGCCGACGATTATCGAAATACCGGAAAAGATACGTTACGGAGGCGGGTTTGACGTAGTGGTGACGGTTGATTTTCCGGTGATGGTGTTGGGTGTGCCAGAGGTGAACATTGCTAGTGCGCCTTTTGCTACACATTCTTTCTCACAAGGGCAGAGGCTAGTGAAGCTCGATGTGTCGGTTGCATGGTCCGGTAGATTGGGTTCGTATAGGCTTGCATGTAAAGCACCACCGGACGGGAAGGTGGCACCACCGGGATATTATATGGTGTTTGTGGTTTATAGGGGTGTACCAAGTGTGGCTAAATGGGTGCAGTTGGTTTAA